In Candidatus Promineifilum breve, one genomic interval encodes:
- a CDS encoding lysylphosphatidylglycerol synthase transmembrane domain-containing protein — MEQNTRKGQWQLWVGLFIGVACLAAVFIFYARPGEIIDSLRHVHLGYLAIGALGIVAFLFLRAVRWRFMLDSGPPFSQVFHIQNIGYMLTQLLPFRLGDVARAILIGNVPPITIAQGISTMVVERLLDMLLIVVLLPFTLSGITTLPDWMRSFAVFSGFAAIGGIVVLVIAANQRERATRLADGVLARLLPFLDRAAWVRRFDELLIGLKSLTTLRDGLILTILSILIWVPILVAYFFTMRAVGLNPTWVMAGFVVCAAAFSVAVPSTPGQAGPFHFAVITALQLYGQPAAPSAAFAFLYHVLNIVMMLLFGVIGILGTGVTFRHVLNSAQSFVSRQRAETP; from the coding sequence ATGGAGCAAAACACCCGCAAGGGTCAATGGCAACTGTGGGTGGGCCTGTTCATCGGGGTGGCCTGTCTGGCAGCGGTCTTCATCTTTTATGCGCGCCCCGGCGAAATCATCGACAGCCTGCGCCACGTCCATCTGGGCTATCTGGCAATCGGCGCGCTGGGCATTGTCGCCTTTCTATTCCTGCGGGCCGTGCGCTGGCGGTTCATGCTGGATAGCGGCCCGCCCTTTAGCCAGGTGTTCCACATCCAGAACATCGGCTACATGCTGACCCAACTGTTGCCGTTCCGTCTGGGCGACGTGGCGCGGGCCATCCTTATCGGCAACGTGCCGCCCATCACCATCGCCCAGGGCATCTCCACGATGGTCGTGGAGCGCCTGCTGGATATGCTGTTGATCGTCGTCCTGCTGCCCTTCACCCTGTCGGGGATCACCACCCTGCCCGACTGGATGCGCTCCTTTGCCGTGTTCTCCGGCTTTGCGGCCATCGGCGGCATCGTCGTCCTGGTCATCGCCGCTAACCAGCGCGAACGGGCCACGCGGCTGGCCGATGGCGTCCTGGCCCGCCTGTTGCCCTTCCTCGACCGGGCGGCCTGGGTGCGCCGCTTCGATGAGCTGCTCATCGGTCTGAAAAGCCTGACCACGCTGCGCGACGGGCTGATCTTGACCATTCTCAGCATCCTCATCTGGGTTCCCATCCTGGTGGCCTACTTCTTTACCATGCGCGCCGTGGGCCTGAATCCGACGTGGGTCATGGCCGGGTTCGTCGTCTGCGCCGCGGCCTTCAGCGTCGCCGTGCCGTCGACGCCGGGGCAGGCCGGCCCCTTCCATTTCGCGGTCATCACCGCGCTGCAACTCTACGGCCAGCCGGCGGCCCCCTCGGCCGCGTTCGCTTTCCTCTACCACGTCCTCAACATCGTGATGATGCTCCTCTTCGGCGTCATCGGCATTCTGGGCACGGGCGTCACCTTCCGCCACGTGCTGAATTCGGCCCAATCGTTCGTCTCGCGCCAGCGGGCCGAAACCCCCTGA
- a CDS encoding 3-hydroxyacyl-CoA dehydrogenase family protein → MAIETVSVIGSGTMGRGIAQAAALAGYRVLLFDLTAELVEQAREAIVQSIDEGVRRGKTAAATADWARESLIPTTDLAQAAQVDLVIEAVVEDLAVKRDLFGRLDAAAPPHTILASNTSSLSISAIAAATGRPDRVLGLHYFNPAHLMQLVEVIRGDLTGDETVATARAFVQSLGKTAVVCIDSPAFIVNRVARPFYGEAFRLLGERAADPETIDRLITSLGFRMGPFALLDLIGLDVNLAVTQSVYDAYFQEPRYRPHPIQRRMVDSGRLGRKSGRGFYDYP, encoded by the coding sequence ATGGCCATCGAAACCGTCAGCGTCATCGGTTCGGGCACCATGGGCCGCGGCATCGCCCAAGCGGCGGCGCTGGCCGGCTATCGCGTGCTGCTGTTCGATCTGACCGCGGAACTCGTGGAGCAGGCGCGCGAGGCCATCGTCCAATCCATTGACGAGGGCGTGCGGCGGGGCAAGACGGCCGCGGCCACGGCCGATTGGGCCAGGGAGTCGCTCATCCCGACGACCGATCTGGCCCAGGCGGCGCAGGTCGATCTGGTCATCGAGGCGGTGGTCGAGGACCTCGCGGTCAAACGCGACCTCTTCGGCCGCCTCGACGCCGCCGCCCCACCCCACACCATCCTCGCCAGCAATACGTCCAGCCTCAGCATCAGCGCCATCGCCGCCGCCACCGGCCGCCCCGACCGGGTGCTGGGGCTGCACTACTTCAACCCGGCCCACCTGATGCAACTGGTCGAGGTCATTCGCGGCGATCTGACCGGCGACGAGACGGTCGCCACGGCCCGCGCCTTCGTGCAGAGCCTGGGCAAGACGGCCGTGGTCTGCATCGATTCGCCGGCCTTCATTGTCAACCGCGTGGCCCGGCCGTTCTATGGCGAGGCGTTCCGCCTGCTGGGCGAGCGCGCCGCCGACCCGGAGACCATCGACCGGCTGATCACTTCGCTGGGCTTCCGCATGGGGCCGTTCGCCCTGCTCGATCTCATCGGTCTCGATGTCAATCTGGCCGTCACCCAATCGGTCTACGACGCCTACTTCCAGGAGCCGCGCTACCGGCCGCACCCCATCCAGCGGCGCATGGTCGACAGCGGCCGGCTGGGGCGCAAAAGCGGCCGCGGCTTCTACGATTACCCGTAG